The Lutra lutra chromosome 7, mLutLut1.2, whole genome shotgun sequence genome segment CTCAAACCTCTGGGTATGGGTagactttctattttttgatgTCTAAAAACTGGATGTCCTCTATGCCATCGACATGCCCATTCATGCCACAGTGGAATTCAATGTGGCTATACCCCCTGTGCTCTCTGTAGCTCTTTTGGTTGCCCTCCTGGTAGCACTGGAGTATTTTGAAGGGATGCTGGGCCcatatgtatacatttctgtAACGGTCTCTCCACTTCCTGAGGCAAATATGCTCGATTTTGTGCCAAAAGGTATAGATGAAGATGTGATAGTTCCTGTCTTGTGgaccttctctttccctcatgaGAGCATTGCATTTGTAGTTGCTGAATTTCCAGCTCGTGCTCAGGTACTGCTGTTTCATGAATTCCTTCCAGGAAAGGTTCTGGCTGTGTACAAGCAGCCCACCTAGGGGAAGTAGCAGGGTCAAGAGAGGGCCTAGGACCTTTAGAGAGGATGCCATCTCAGTCACCAGAGCCACCTGTGGGTCtgcagggaagaaagaggaaagcattATTTCAATACTGCCATAAGAGTTGACCTGCACCTTAAAATTCCTTTCTTGCCAGTGTAGACACTGGCACCCAACTTTACCATTTTGTTCCCAGGCTTGAAGAGGATAAATCTCATTAGGTAGTTAAATTTATGAGAACTAAACATATGCTAGAACCTGACTGAGACAAACATGAAAATGGTCCAAAATAGACAAAGTTTATTTTGAGAATTTCAAACACCTGCTGTCTGGCCTCTCTTCTACCCAAACAGAGGAACTCATCACCCTCTAGCTAACTCTGTCCAACAGTCCAGATCAATTCTCTGAAGCGTGTGGCTATAAAAGAAAATGGCAATTTAAGCTTTGTGGCTGTGAAGTGGAAAGGGCTGTCACCACTTAAGCAAATGAAGAAGTTAGGTGAAGACTTGGGTGATTTTCCAAGCAACAAGGCTCTGGTTCCCTCAAACCCCAGGCTACAGTTACATTGATTCTGCAAAATGGTGTTTATCTGATCCTGATTTCCTTAGAGTACTTCCCCAAAGCCTGTGTGAAATCTCTTATCACTTCTGACTACCCACGTACTACTCAGTGGCCATTTATCACATTATCATAATTATAAATCTTCTTGATTTGGTTTCAGAATGCAATCATATAGGAACTCGAGTTTTGAAATATCGTTCTGTTCAATCAAGTTCCAAGTTTGGGACTGCCCTCACAAGAGCTACTCAGGTCAAAATGAAGGTACAGTGTTGTTTGTAAACAATAGGTTATTTATGATGAGGCATGCAGCTGATCCTGTGGAATCTCTAACCTGGTTCTCAAGCCCTATGTCCACAAATGGGGCTAAGAACAGCTGCTTCAAAGACCTGTGAGCAGCTAATGAGATATGTCAGTGAGAGCACTTCTGAGAATGGTGTAGGGACGTAGGACAGCCCACCCCAAAAGGTGTCCCAATGGCATATTCATCATTTTGAATTGGATCTACTTGGAAAACAGACAGGGCAAGTATACTCAGACCCTCTTCGGTCCCTGCAAAGCAGAAATTGAATCTCTCCTATGAATGGTACCCTCCCTgtactaagaaataaaaagacattcttatcaccagagatagggattttacttatttttttattttttcattttttacataagCTCTAGGCCAaatgtggggcttcaactcataaccctgagatcaagagtcacatgtttcattgagtgagccagccaggcagcctaCTAGTGATAGGGATTTTAAAGCcaagaaatctataaaaacaaactTCCTTGCTTTTTACTAACCTACTACCTTAGCCCAGAATGTGCTTGGAATTCCTTACTTAATAGCACTCCCCaa includes the following:
- the LOC125105323 gene encoding epididymal secretory protein E3-beta-like; amino-acid sequence: MLSSFFPADPQVALVTEMASSLKVLGPLLTLLLPLGGLLVHSQNLSWKEFMKQQYLSTSWKFSNYKCNALMREREGPQDRNYHIFIYTFWHKIEHICLRKWRDRYRNVYIWAQHPFKILQCYQEGNQKSYREHRGYSHIEFHCGMNGHVDGIEDIQFLDIKK